In Trichoderma atroviride chromosome 2, complete sequence, one DNA window encodes the following:
- a CDS encoding uncharacterized protein (EggNog:ENOG41) translates to MPRSSRAYPPPLELDTSFSGMGASEHSPDSFDSPLFSPTKRVGTSSTNAVSITSPQRRTSFGFIKSSPTVNVHTTCGRHTDQLLFGGPSLSGLARALLGKKKKRPTDS, encoded by the exons GCCTCGCTCATCCAGAGCCTACCCTccgccgctggagctggacACTTCCTTCAGCGGCATGGGTGCCTCCGAACACTCTCCCGACTCTTTTGACTcgccgctcttctctccaacAAAG AGAGTAGGAACGAGCTCTACAAACGCTGTATCAATCACCTCGCCCCAGCGCAGGACGTCCTTTGGATTCATCAAGTCCTCGCCCACCGTCAACGTTCACACAACCTGTGGCCGCCACACTGATCAGCTGCTCTTTGGAGGGCCCTCATTATCGGGTCTTGCCCGCGCTCTTctgggaaagaagaagaagaggccgacaGACAGCTGA
- a CDS encoding uncharacterized protein (EggNog:ENOG41) translates to MVGVPRSSGCQLCRKRRVKCDEARPGCGNCRKYGAQCPGYERAIKFVSGKHAIRSRGSRPLPANRDSSAAVAKSSPSTVSTSTSSVGATTPASDASTAAVSLVASPQPNRALFVGTLMEMAQTRLASKDVGTFLGFFCRLRFEELGTVAALDGAVCSLALHLMGKELADDALVARSRTVYGWSLGALQATLRHPTRWKSSETFCSAVMLCFFELFAGTTAPDTWLRHAQGIATLMEQRGPAAHTQGNDAAILFSFRGILIMSSLFFPTSSKCFLACPEWRGALCNNEWGSILSPDAPDFSMQVVNSFFLCLADMPEVMWWGYPVREALMAGRQVSPRRIKQLAELVAEKRERFTEWYEDFKKIGVELKEAPSQDSNSPYQVILEHPVGWLGSMHMGYWASMLILQELLIRCQWPVDYQESQRELVQNILRSIESVGRGTMGPFRLGYSIRIVYEFANAEAQRWIITLLDRFSKRYAATDKENYPSPRVDAQGYS, encoded by the exons ATGGTCGGAGTTCCGCGCAGCAGCGGCTGTCAGCTCTGCAGGAAGAGACGAGTCAAGTGTGACGAGGCCAGGCCCGGGTGCGGAAACTGTCGCAAGTACGGCGCCCAGTGCCCCGGCTATGAGCGAGCAATCAAGTTTGTGTCTGGCAAACATGCGATTCGAAGTAGAGGCTCTCGACCATTGCCAGCAAACCGCGATAGCAGCGCTGCCGTGGCAAAAAGTTCGCCGTCCACCGTTTCGACTTCGACTTCATCCGTTGGCGCCACGACACCTGCGAGCGATGCTAGCACTGCTGCCGTGTCCCTGGTGGCCTCGCCTCAGCCCAATCGAGCCCTCTTTGTTGGCAcgctgatggagatggcccAGACTCGGTTGGCCTCGAAGGATGTTGGTActttcttgggcttcttctgccgGCTGAGATTCGAAGAGCTGGGCACGGTGGCGGCCCTGGATGGCGCCGTTTGTTCTCTTGCCCTGCATCTGATGGGTAAGGAGCTGGCCGACGATGCTCTCGTTGCTCGGAGTAGGACTGTTTATGGGTGGTCTCTGGGTGCCCTCCAGGCGACATTGAGGCATCCTACAAGATGGAAGTCGTCTGAGACGTTCTGTTCTGCCGTCATGCTGTGTTTCTTTGAG CTGTTTGCTGGTACGACCGCCCCGGATACCTGGTTACGACATGCCCAAGGAATCGCCACACTGATGGAACAACGTGGTCCTGCAGCTCATACGCAGGGCAACGACGCCGCCATTCTGTTTTCTTTCCGAGGCATCCTG ATCATGAGCTCGCTGTTCTTCCCGACAAGCAGCAAATGCTTCCTGGCCTGTCCAGAATGGAGGGGAGCGCTCTGCAACAACGAGTGGGGGTCGATTCTCAGTCCCGATGCACCAGACTTCTCGATGCAGGTAGTTAATTCGTTTTTCCTGTGTCTGGCAGATATGCCAGAGGTAATGTGGTGGGGTTATCCCGTCCGCGAGGCTCTCATGGCCGGCAGACAAGTCAGCCCACGACGAATAAAGCAACTTGCCGAGCTCGTAGCCGAGAAGCGCGAGCGGTTTACCGAATGGTACGAGGACTTCAAAAAGATTGGTGTCGAACTGAAGGAAGCTCCGTCCCAGGATTCGAATTCGCCGTACCAGGTGATCCTGGAACACCCGGTGGGATGGCTTGGGTCGATGCACATGGGATACTGGGCCAGCATGTTGATTCTGCAGGAGCTGCTGATTCGATGCCAGTGGCCGGTGGACTACCAAGAGTCCCAAAGAGAGCTCGTGCAGAACATCCTACGGTCCATCGAGTCGGTAGGAAGAGGCACCATGGGACCTTTCCGCCTTGGCTACTCCATAAGAATAGTGTATGAGTTTGCCAATGCGGAAGCACAGCGGTGGATCATCACGCTGCTAGACAGGTTCTCCAAGAGATATGCGGCCACGGATAAGGAGAACTATCCGAGCCCACGTGTGGACGCGCAAGGATACTCGTGA